A single genomic interval of Syntrophaceae bacterium harbors:
- a CDS encoding CTP synthase: MRTKYIFITGGVLSSLGKGLAAASIGCLLEARGLTVTNMKLDPYINVDPGTMNPFQHGEVFVTDDGAETDLDLGHYERFTSSKLGKLNNLTTGQVYYSVISKERRGDYLGGTVQVIPHITNEIKDYIHRASEGCDVAIVEIGGTVGDIEGLPFLEAARQFRYDVGKQNAVFIHLTWVPYLKTAGEVKTKPSQHSVAALRQIGIQPDILLCRAENYLADGIKAKLALFCNVEVESVFTAKDVEHIYDVPLMFHQQGVDEKIVNLLNIWTGQPRLSEWEEMVNRMKNPKHEVTIAVVGKYVNLVDSYKSLNEALAHGGIANDARVRLVFTDSEKIEKEGVGDKFKGIDGILVPGGFGNRGIEGKIQAIQYARTNRVPYFGICLGMQVAVIEFARNVAGMKKANSTEFDPETPYPVIDFLPEQRQVTEKGASMRLGSYPCVLDSKSFAFSAYCEREIEERHRHRYEFNNDFREALTKKGLKITGTSPDKRLVEIVEIPDHPWFLGCQFHPEFKSKPRRPHPLFAAFIAASLKAKQQKGKSGKKKKGA, encoded by the coding sequence ATGCGAACGAAATACATCTTCATCACCGGCGGCGTCCTGTCGTCCCTGGGAAAGGGCCTGGCGGCGGCCTCCATCGGGTGCCTGCTCGAGGCACGCGGCCTCACCGTGACGAACATGAAGCTCGACCCCTACATCAACGTCGACCCCGGCACGATGAACCCCTTCCAGCACGGCGAGGTCTTCGTCACCGACGACGGGGCCGAGACGGACCTCGACCTGGGCCACTACGAGCGCTTCACCAGCTCGAAGCTCGGCAAGCTCAACAACCTCACGACGGGACAGGTCTACTACTCCGTCATCTCGAAGGAACGCCGGGGCGACTACCTGGGCGGGACGGTCCAGGTGATCCCGCACATCACCAACGAGATCAAGGACTACATCCACCGGGCCTCGGAGGGCTGCGACGTGGCCATCGTCGAGATCGGCGGCACCGTGGGCGACATCGAGGGGCTGCCCTTCCTCGAGGCCGCGAGGCAGTTCCGCTACGACGTGGGCAAGCAGAACGCCGTGTTCATCCACCTCACCTGGGTGCCCTACCTGAAGACGGCGGGGGAGGTGAAGACGAAACCCTCCCAGCACAGCGTGGCGGCCCTTCGGCAGATCGGTATCCAGCCCGACATCCTGCTGTGCCGCGCCGAGAACTACCTCGCCGACGGCATCAAGGCCAAGCTCGCCTTGTTCTGCAACGTCGAGGTGGAGAGCGTCTTCACGGCCAAGGACGTGGAGCACATCTACGACGTGCCCCTCATGTTCCACCAGCAGGGCGTGGACGAGAAAATCGTCAACCTCCTGAACATCTGGACGGGCCAGCCGCGCCTGAGCGAGTGGGAGGAGATGGTCAACCGGATGAAGAACCCGAAGCACGAGGTGACGATCGCCGTCGTCGGCAAGTACGTCAACCTCGTGGACTCCTACAAGAGCCTCAACGAGGCCCTCGCCCACGGCGGCATCGCCAACGACGCACGGGTGCGCCTCGTCTTCACCGACTCGGAGAAGATCGAGAAGGAGGGGGTGGGCGACAAGTTCAAGGGCATCGACGGGATCCTCGTGCCCGGGGGGTTCGGCAACCGCGGGATCGAGGGCAAGATCCAGGCGATCCAGTACGCGCGGACGAACCGGGTCCCGTACTTCGGGATCTGCCTGGGCATGCAGGTGGCCGTCATCGAGTTCGCCCGAAACGTCGCCGGGATGAAGAAGGCCAACAGCACCGAGTTCGACCCCGAGACGCCCTACCCCGTCATCGACTTCCTGCCCGAGCAGCGGCAGGTGACGGAGAAGGGGGCCTCCATGCGCCTCGGCTCCTATCCCTGCGTGCTGGACAGCAAGTCCTTTGCCTTCAGCGCCTACTGCGAGCGCGAGATCGAGGAGCGGCACCGTCACCGCTACGAGTTCAACAACGACTTCCGTGAGGCGCTCACCAAGAAGGGCCTGAAGATCACGGGGACCTCGCCGGACAAGCGCCTGGTCGAGATCGTCGAGATTCCCGATCACCCGTGGTTCCTGGGCTGCCAGTTCCACCCCGAGTTCAAGTCCAAGCCCCGCAGGCCGCACCCGCTCTTTGCGGCCTTCATCGCCGCATCCCTGAAGGCCAAACAGCAGAAGGGCAAGAGCGGGAAAAAGAAAAAAGGGGCATAG
- the guaA gene encoding glutamine-hydrolyzing GMP synthase, whose product MIAILDFGSQYNQLIARRVRECRVYCEILSHDIAAADLEARKVEGIILSGGPASIFDEGVPTCDPGIFELGVPVLGICYGVQLMAHTLGGKVTASPLREYGPAELELNEKGKRSLLFAGLEGRQRIWMSHGDRVTKLPKGFSVTGTTVNCPVAVMENPARRLYGVQFHPEVHHTVNGIAVIQNFLFRICGCSPSWTMGSFIEENVRRIREQVGGERVLCALSGGVDSSVLAVLLHRAIGKRLVSIFVDNGLLRENEVEEVVSTFRDQYHLNFRLVRAGERFLKRLAGVADPERKRKIIGREFIAVFEEEARKLGRIKYLAQGTLYPDVIESTSSFGGPSVVIKSHHNVGGLPARLKMSLVEPLRVLFKDEVRELGRELGLPESLVGRHPFPGPGLAVRILGPVTKEKLAVVRRADAILREEVWKAGLFHHVWQELAVLLPVKTVGVMGDGRTYENVIALRAVTSTDGMTADWVRFPHDVLEKISSRIVNEVKGVNRVVYDVSTKPPSTIEWE is encoded by the coding sequence ATGATCGCCATCCTCGACTTCGGCTCCCAGTACAACCAGCTCATCGCCCGGCGCGTCCGGGAGTGCCGCGTGTACTGCGAGATCCTCAGCCACGACATCGCGGCCGCCGATCTCGAGGCCCGCAAGGTCGAAGGCATCATCCTCTCGGGGGGCCCCGCGAGCATCTTCGACGAAGGGGTCCCGACGTGCGACCCGGGGATCTTCGAGCTGGGCGTGCCCGTCCTCGGGATCTGCTACGGCGTGCAGCTCATGGCGCACACGCTGGGCGGGAAGGTCACCGCCTCGCCGCTGCGCGAGTACGGGCCCGCCGAGCTCGAGCTCAACGAGAAGGGGAAGCGGTCGCTTCTGTTTGCCGGTCTCGAGGGACGCCAGCGGATCTGGATGAGCCACGGCGACCGGGTCACGAAGCTGCCGAAGGGGTTCTCCGTCACCGGCACGACGGTCAACTGCCCCGTGGCGGTCATGGAAAACCCCGCACGCAGACTCTACGGCGTGCAGTTCCACCCCGAGGTGCACCACACGGTCAACGGCATCGCCGTCATCCAGAACTTTCTCTTCCGCATCTGCGGCTGCAGCCCCAGCTGGACCATGGGCTCCTTCATCGAGGAGAACGTCCGGCGCATCCGCGAGCAGGTGGGGGGCGAGCGGGTGCTCTGCGCCCTTTCGGGCGGCGTGGACTCGTCGGTGCTCGCCGTGCTCCTCCACAGGGCCATCGGGAAGAGGCTCGTCTCGATCTTCGTGGACAACGGGCTGCTGCGGGAAAACGAGGTCGAGGAGGTCGTCTCCACCTTCCGGGACCAGTACCACCTGAACTTCCGGCTCGTGCGGGCGGGCGAGCGCTTCCTGAAGAGGCTAGCCGGCGTGGCCGACCCCGAGCGCAAGCGCAAGATCATCGGCCGCGAGTTCATCGCCGTCTTCGAGGAGGAAGCGAGGAAACTGGGCAGGATCAAGTATCTCGCCCAGGGGACGCTCTACCCCGACGTCATCGAGAGCACCTCGTCCTTCGGCGGGCCCTCCGTCGTCATCAAGAGCCACCACAACGTGGGCGGTCTGCCCGCGCGGCTCAAGATGTCGCTCGTCGAGCCCCTGCGGGTCCTCTTCAAGGACGAGGTCCGGGAGCTGGGCCGCGAGCTGGGGCTTCCCGAGAGCCTCGTGGGGCGGCACCCCTTCCCGGGGCCGGGCCTGGCGGTGCGCATCCTGGGGCCCGTCACGAAGGAGAAGCTCGCCGTCGTGCGCAGGGCCGACGCCATCCTGCGCGAGGAGGTCTGGAAGGCGGGCCTCTTCCACCACGTCTGGCAGGAGCTGGCGGTGCTGCTGCCGGTCAAGACCGTCGGGGTCATGGGCGACGGGCGGACCTACGAGAACGTCATCGCCCTGCGGGCCGTTACGAGCACCGACGGGATGACGGCCGACTGGGTGCGCTTCCCCCACGACGTCCTCGAAAAGATCTCGAGCCGCATCGTCAACGAGGTCAAGGGCGTCAACCGTGTCGTCTACGACGTGAGCACCAAGCCGCCGAGCACGATCGAGTGGGAGTGA
- a CDS encoding SIS domain-containing protein codes for MNQTIFRRLRASLAKWRFFLGRDPRQAPPFSIILFPLRQAVLFCGIGGILAVKKGPKPAAVDAGANLASCFAEIRKVPLARVIAGKARPGDYLGGEGPLRDMERDLVLLRQEPHFRSLFFDPARAQALQSLLPEMTAFLAGEEGLLEAEAGRFTTAEMEIITGRLILFKDILWGLEKDILANIGKTLHLSGAGHVGELTPESFAQYARVNFLLNCIDRLEVRGRDSAGLQVALTLRDRETLERVLEEIRQQGLEEDFRRRTADGDLRNGSIHVADHVHPDGGVWLSFVYKTASIIGKLGENVRNLREAVRGDRIFRAFARQATISESAFAHTRWASVGSITEENCHPISSFTLCAPDGQVPPAGLCAIPAPIAGKFADAVVPGMKVYPAYGPGRWTISVVLNGDIDNYRMLRSLLESAFGYEIAPEVTSDTKIIPLQVERYLLAGKTLEEAFRMAVNDFEGSHAIAMTSNVEPGKIYLALKGSGQALFVGLREDQYVFASELYGIVEATSRFIKMDGERPRDPGNPETAGQIFVLDQHSAGGLSGIRALYYDGHPVALTESMIQQAEITTRDIDRGSFPHFFLKEITESAQSVRKTLRGKYRIIQKRDGTQKVRFNLGADILPADFVKRLKARKIRKVYVIGQGTAAVAGQAIADGLAHYLEGAPVSIQGKKASEMSGFLLCEDLSDTLVIAVTQSGTTTDTNRAVAMAAERGATILSIVNRRQSDITTKSHGVFYTSDGRDIEMSVASTKAFYSQIVAGYVLALAFAQILKTRPDAFIAGELATLEAAPGLMQRVLERKDEIRRSAETMARQKKYWAVVGSGPNKASADEIRIKLSELCYKTISSDFIEDKKHIDLSSEPLILVCAAGNPETVAGDVVKDTAIFKAHKASVVVFAEEGETRFDRIADSVIRIPRAPMPMPVILNTLAGHLWGYYAASAIDDDAAFFRAFRNELSLAVVEQDQKHYTLYQRIVDRNLHRVLKDFAEQFTERKNRGVLTLLNARTMTDISLLTKYAAGKLPLEDFWSDFDEGGAEASPIDLLNIALGHAVDELSRPIDAIRHQAKTVTVGTSRKEEMLRGVLFDLLASLKFTPKNLKADNILALDRIQKAVAGVRGYTLYEIANLDPDGQPTDDTTISIVNRGGVSVGMVSRVETSKALMGTKRTIARTGGLYVGLGRADGQPLVIIPLIRGGTGVSGLLLVHVTFNPALTAADKAEILGDRYRDIRNLVNEYNLPWDDAYLGEMPIEILLGESVEFIAAKIRKNLESKKEGPAA; via the coding sequence CAGACGATTTTCAGGCGGCTTCGTGCATCCTTGGCGAAGTGGCGCTTCTTTCTCGGCCGGGACCCCCGGCAGGCCCCTCCCTTCTCGATCATCCTGTTCCCGCTGCGGCAAGCGGTCCTCTTCTGCGGCATCGGCGGCATCCTGGCCGTCAAGAAGGGACCGAAGCCGGCCGCCGTCGACGCCGGCGCCAACCTCGCGTCCTGTTTCGCCGAGATCCGGAAAGTGCCGCTTGCCCGGGTGATCGCCGGGAAGGCCCGGCCCGGGGACTACCTCGGGGGCGAAGGCCCGCTGAGGGACATGGAGCGCGACCTCGTGCTGCTGAGACAGGAGCCGCATTTCCGGTCGCTCTTCTTCGATCCCGCGAGGGCGCAGGCCCTGCAGTCCCTGCTCCCCGAGATGACGGCCTTTCTCGCCGGGGAGGAGGGCCTGCTGGAGGCCGAGGCGGGGCGGTTCACCACGGCGGAGATGGAGATCATCACGGGCCGGCTCATCCTTTTCAAGGACATCCTCTGGGGCCTCGAGAAGGACATCCTGGCCAACATCGGGAAAACCCTGCACCTGTCCGGCGCCGGGCACGTCGGGGAGCTCACCCCGGAGAGCTTCGCCCAGTACGCCCGCGTCAACTTCCTGCTCAACTGCATCGACCGGCTCGAGGTCAGGGGGAGGGACTCGGCGGGACTCCAGGTCGCGCTCACGCTCCGGGACCGTGAAACCCTGGAGCGGGTCCTCGAGGAGATCCGGCAGCAGGGGCTCGAGGAGGACTTCCGCCGCCGCACGGCGGACGGCGATCTGCGCAACGGCTCCATCCACGTGGCCGACCACGTCCACCCCGACGGGGGCGTCTGGCTTTCCTTCGTCTACAAGACCGCCTCGATCATCGGCAAGCTCGGCGAGAACGTCCGCAACCTCCGCGAGGCCGTCCGGGGCGACCGCATCTTCCGCGCCTTCGCCCGGCAGGCCACGATCTCCGAGTCGGCCTTCGCACACACCCGGTGGGCCTCCGTGGGCTCCATCACCGAGGAGAACTGCCACCCCATCAGCAGCTTCACCCTTTGCGCGCCCGACGGGCAGGTCCCGCCTGCGGGCCTGTGCGCCATCCCGGCCCCGATCGCCGGGAAGTTCGCCGACGCCGTCGTGCCGGGGATGAAGGTCTACCCCGCCTACGGGCCGGGCCGCTGGACGATCAGCGTGGTCCTCAACGGCGACATCGACAACTACCGCATGCTGCGCTCGCTGCTCGAGTCGGCCTTCGGCTACGAGATCGCCCCCGAGGTCACGTCGGACACGAAGATCATCCCGCTGCAGGTGGAGCGTTACCTGCTGGCCGGCAAGACCCTCGAGGAGGCCTTCCGGATGGCCGTGAACGACTTCGAGGGCTCGCACGCCATCGCGATGACCAGCAACGTGGAGCCGGGCAAGATCTACCTCGCCCTCAAGGGCAGCGGGCAGGCGCTCTTCGTGGGCCTGCGCGAGGACCAGTACGTCTTCGCCTCGGAGCTCTACGGCATCGTCGAGGCCACCTCGCGCTTCATCAAGATGGACGGCGAGAGGCCCCGCGACCCCGGCAATCCGGAGACCGCCGGGCAGATCTTCGTGCTCGACCAGCACTCGGCGGGCGGCCTTTCGGGCATCCGCGCCCTCTACTACGACGGGCATCCCGTGGCGCTCACGGAGTCCATGATCCAGCAGGCCGAGATCACCACGCGCGACATCGACCGGGGGTCCTTCCCCCATTTCTTCCTCAAGGAGATCACCGAGTCGGCCCAGTCGGTCCGCAAGACCCTGCGCGGCAAGTACCGCATCATACAGAAACGGGACGGCACGCAAAAGGTCCGCTTCAACCTGGGGGCCGACATCCTTCCGGCGGATTTCGTCAAGCGCCTCAAGGCCAGGAAGATCCGCAAGGTCTACGTCATCGGCCAGGGCACCGCCGCCGTGGCCGGCCAGGCGATCGCCGACGGGCTGGCCCATTACCTCGAGGGCGCGCCCGTGAGCATCCAGGGGAAGAAGGCCTCGGAGATGAGCGGGTTTCTGCTCTGCGAGGACCTCTCGGACACGCTCGTCATCGCCGTGACCCAGTCGGGCACCACGACCGACACGAACCGCGCCGTGGCCATGGCCGCCGAGCGGGGCGCCACGATCCTCTCCATCGTGAACCGCCGCCAGTCGGACATCACGACGAAATCCCACGGCGTCTTCTACACGAGCGACGGCCGCGACATCGAGATGTCCGTGGCCTCCACGAAGGCCTTCTACTCGCAGATCGTGGCGGGGTACGTGCTGGCGCTGGCCTTCGCCCAGATCCTGAAGACACGGCCCGACGCGTTCATCGCCGGGGAGCTGGCGACCCTCGAGGCGGCCCCGGGCCTCATGCAGCGGGTGCTCGAGAGGAAGGACGAGATCCGCCGATCGGCCGAGACGATGGCCCGGCAGAAGAAATACTGGGCCGTCGTGGGCAGCGGGCCCAACAAGGCCTCGGCCGACGAGATCCGGATCAAGCTCTCGGAGCTGTGCTACAAGACGATCTCGTCGGACTTCATCGAGGACAAGAAGCACATCGACCTCTCCTCGGAGCCCCTCATCCTCGTCTGCGCCGCGGGCAACCCCGAGACGGTGGCGGGCGACGTGGTCAAGGACACGGCCATCTTCAAGGCGCACAAGGCCTCCGTCGTCGTCTTCGCCGAGGAGGGCGAGACGCGCTTCGACCGGATCGCCGACTCGGTGATCCGCATCCCCCGGGCCCCCATGCCGATGCCGGTGATCCTCAACACGCTGGCCGGGCACCTCTGGGGCTATTATGCCGCCTCGGCCATCGACGATGACGCGGCCTTCTTCCGCGCCTTCCGCAACGAGCTGAGCCTCGCCGTCGTCGAGCAGGACCAGAAGCACTACACCCTCTACCAGCGGATTGTGGACCGCAACCTCCACCGGGTGCTCAAGGACTTCGCCGAGCAGTTCACGGAGCGCAAGAACCGCGGCGTCCTCACGCTGCTCAACGCACGCACGATGACGGACATCTCGCTGCTGACGAAGTACGCGGCGGGCAAGCTCCCCCTGGAGGACTTCTGGAGCGACTTCGACGAAGGCGGGGCCGAGGCCTCGCCCATCGACCTGCTGAACATCGCCCTCGGGCACGCCGTCGACGAGCTCTCGCGCCCCATCGACGCCATCCGTCACCAGGCCAAGACGGTCACCGTCGGCACGAGCCGCAAGGAGGAGATGCTCCGCGGGGTGCTCTTCGACCTGCTGGCGAGCCTCAAGTTCACCCCCAAGAACCTGAAGGCCGACAACATCCTCGCCCTGGACCGGATCCAGAAGGCCGTCGCCGGCGTCCGGGGCTACACCCTCTACGAGATCGCCAACCTCGACCCGGACGGGCAGCCGACGGACGACACGACGATCTCCATCGTCAACCGCGGCGGGGTCTCCGTGGGCATGGTGTCCCGCGTGGAGACCTCGAAGGCCCTCATGGGCACGAAGCGCACCATCGCCCGCACGGGCGGCCTCTACGTGGGGCTGGGGCGGGCGGACGGCCAGCCGCTGGTCATCATCCCGCTCATCCGCGGGGGAACGGGGGTGAGCGGGCTGCTGCTCGTGCACGTGACATTCAACCCGGCCCTCACCGCCGCCGACAAGGCGGAGATCCTGGGCGACCGCTACCGGGACATCCGGAACCTCGTCAACGAGTACAATCTCCCGTGGGACGATGCCTATCTCGGGGAGATGCCCATCGAGATCCTGCTCGGCGAGTCCGTCGAGTTCATCGCCGCCAAGATCCGCAAGAACCTGGAATCCAAGAAGGAGGGCCCCGCCGCATGA